In a single window of the Lates calcarifer isolate ASB-BC8 linkage group LG1, TLL_Latcal_v3, whole genome shotgun sequence genome:
- the LOC108881521 gene encoding NADH-ubiquinone oxidoreductase 75 kDa subunit, mitochondrial isoform X3, with protein MPAQLQQQQLPVTLWRCLWMDNLSWWSQEPLCYREGVMEFLLANHPLDCPICDQGGECDLQDQSMQFGSDRSRFTESKRAVEDKNIGPLIKTIMTRCIQCTRCVRFASEIAGVEDLGTTGRGNDLQIGTYVEKMFMSELSGNVIDICPVGALTSKPYAFTARPWETRKTESIDVLDAVGSNIVVSTRGGEVMRILPRLNEDINEEWISDKTRFAYDGLKRQRLTQPMVKNESGQLVPTTWEDVLTRVAGALQGVKGNDVAAVVGGLVDAEALISLKDLLNCLNSDNLCTEEVFPMAGAGSDLRSNYLLNTGIAGIEEADVLLLVGTNPRYEAPLFNARIRKGWLHNELQVALVGKEVDLSYTYDHLGESAKALQEIASGTHPFSQVLAKAKHPVVVVGSSCLQREDGAAIMAAVSTIAQNARVSSGVEETWKVLNVLHRVASQVAALDLGYKPGVDTIRKNPPKVLFLLGADADCITRQDLPKDSFIIYQGHHGDVGAPMADIILPGAAYTEKCSTYVNTEGRAQQTRVAVSPPGMAREDWKIIRAISELVGVTLPYDTLDEVRDRLAEVSPNLVRYDDVEEANYFKQANELSKAVNQAVLTEPLVPPQLTVKDFYMTDPISRASQTMAKCVKAVTEGAQAVDEPAIC; from the exons ATG CCCGCACAgctacagcaacagcagctgccAGTAACCTTGTGGAGGTGTTTGTGGATGGACAACCTGTCATGGTGGAGCCAGGAACCACTGTGTTACAG AGAGGGTGTGATGGAGTTTCTTCTGGCTAATCACCCATTAGACTGTCCAATTTGTGATCAAGGAGGAGAGTGTGATCTACAG GATCAGTCCATGCAGTTTGGCAGCGACAGGAGTCGCTTCACAGAGAGCAAAAGAGCTGTGGAAGACAAAAACATTGGCCCACTCATCAAAACAATCATGACTCGCTGTATCCAGTGCACTCGCTGTGTGCG TTTTGCCAGTGAGATTGCTGGGGTGGAGGACTTGGGCACCACTGGCAGAGGCAATGACCTTCAGATTGGGACCTATGTGGAGAAGATGTTCATGTCAGAGTTATCTGGGAATGTTATTGATATATGCCCAGTGGGAGCACTGACCTCTAAACCATATGCATTTACTGCTCGCCCTTGGGAAACCAG GAAGACTGAATCCATTGATGTTCTGGATGCTGTGGGTAGTAATATTGTGGTGAGCACTCGCGGTGGTGAGGTGATGAGAATCCTGCCCCGTCTTAATGAGGATATTAATGAGGAGTGGATCTCGGACAAAACCAG GTTTGCTTATGATGGACTCAAGAGGCAGAGGCTTACACAGCCAATGGTAAAAAATGAGTCTGGGCAGCTGGTTCCCACAACCTGGGAAGATGTGCTGACTCGAGTTGCTGGAGCA ttgCAGGGAGTTAAGGGAAATGATGTAGCTGCTGTTGTCGGAGGCTTGGTGGATGCAGAGGCTCTCATTTCCCTGAAAGACTTGCTGAACTGTTTGAATAGTGATAACCTGTGCACTGAGGAGGTGTTCCCCATGGCAGGAGCTGG ATCTGACCTGCGTTCAAACTATCTTCTAAATACTGGGATTGCTGGCATTGAAGAAGCTGACGTGCTGCTTCTGGTAGGCACCAACCCACGCTATGAGGCGCCTCTTTTCAATGCAAGAATCAGAAAAGG CTGGCTTCACAATGAGTTGCAAGTGGCTCTTGTTGGAAAGGAAGTGGACTTAAGTTATACCTATGACCATCTTGGGGAGTCTGCCAAGGCTCTTCAAGAAATTGCATCTGGAACTCATCCGTTCTCCCAG GTCTTGGCTAAAGCAAAGCAtcctgttgttgtggttggtaGCAGttgcctgcagagagaggatggagcTGCAATAATGGCGGCCGTATCAACCATTGCTCAGAATGCTCGTGTCAGCAGTGGAGTGGAGGAAACCTGGAAGGTTCTCAATGTGCTTCACAG GGTTGCCAGTCAGGTGGCTGCACTGGATCTTGGTTACAAGCCAGGAGTGGACACTATCAGGAAGAATCCACCCAAAGTTCTGTTCCTACTTGGAGCTGATGCTGACTGCATTACTCGCCAAGACCTCCCCAAGGATAGTTTCATAATTTATCAAG GTCACCATGGCGATGTTGGCGCACCAATGGCTGATATCATACTTCCCGGAGCTGCATATACTGAGAAATGTAGCACCTATGTGAACACTGAGGGCCGTGCCCAGCAGACCAGGGTGGCAGTGTCTCCTCCAGGCATGGCCAGAGAGGACTGGAAGATCATCAGAGCAATTTCTGAG CTTGTCGGAGTGACTCTGCCCTATGATACTCTTGACGAAGTGCGTGACAGACTGGCAGAGGTTTCCCCAAATCTGGTGCGATACGATGATGTTGAGGAGGCCAACTACTTTAAGCAGGCCAATGAACTGTCTAAG GCAGTGAACCAGGCTGTCCTAACTGAACCCTTAGTCCCTCCACAGCTTACTGTAAAGGACTTTTATATGACAG ATCCAATAAGCAGAGCCTCCCAGACGATGGCCAAGTGTGTGAAAGCTGTCACAGAGGGAGCACAAGCTGTGGATGAGCCAGCCATATGCTAA
- the LOC108881521 gene encoding NADH-ubiquinone oxidoreductase 75 kDa subunit, mitochondrial isoform X2, whose product MACEKVGMQIPRFCYHERLSVAGNCRMCLVEIEKVPKPVAACAMPVMKGWNILTNSDKTRKAREGVMEFLLANHPLDCPICDQGGECDLQDQSMQFGSDRSRFTESKRAVEDKNIGPLIKTIMTRCIQCTRCVRFASEIAGVEDLGTTGRGNDLQIGTYVEKMFMSELSGNVIDICPVGALTSKPYAFTARPWETRKTESIDVLDAVGSNIVVSTRGGEVMRILPRLNEDINEEWISDKTRFAYDGLKRQRLTQPMVKNESGQLVPTTWEDVLTRVAGALQGVKGNDVAAVVGGLVDAEALISLKDLLNCLNSDNLCTEEVFPMAGAGSDLRSNYLLNTGIAGIEEADVLLLVGTNPRYEAPLFNARIRKGWLHNELQVALVGKEVDLSYTYDHLGESAKALQEIASGTHPFSQVLAKAKHPVVVVGSSCLQREDGAAIMAAVSTIAQNARVSSGVEETWKVLNVLHRVASQVAALDLGYKPGVDTIRKNPPKVLFLLGADADCITRQDLPKDSFIIYQGHHGDVGAPMADIILPGAAYTEKCSTYVNTEGRAQQTRVAVSPPGMAREDWKIIRAISELVGVTLPYDTLDEVRDRLAEVSPNLVRYDDVEEANYFKQANELSKAVNQAVLTEPLVPPQLTVKDFYMTDPISRASQTMAKCVKAVTEGAQAVDEPAIC is encoded by the exons ATG GCATGTGAGAAAGTAGGCATGCAAATTCCTCGCTTCTGCTATCATGAGCGCCTGTCAGTTGCTGGAAACTGTCGCATGTGTCTTGTGGAGATAGAGAAGGTTCCTAAG CCAGTGGCAGCATGTGCTATGCCTGTTATGAAGGGCTGGAACATTTTAACCAACTCTGACAAAACAAGGAAGGCCAG AGAGGGTGTGATGGAGTTTCTTCTGGCTAATCACCCATTAGACTGTCCAATTTGTGATCAAGGAGGAGAGTGTGATCTACAG GATCAGTCCATGCAGTTTGGCAGCGACAGGAGTCGCTTCACAGAGAGCAAAAGAGCTGTGGAAGACAAAAACATTGGCCCACTCATCAAAACAATCATGACTCGCTGTATCCAGTGCACTCGCTGTGTGCG TTTTGCCAGTGAGATTGCTGGGGTGGAGGACTTGGGCACCACTGGCAGAGGCAATGACCTTCAGATTGGGACCTATGTGGAGAAGATGTTCATGTCAGAGTTATCTGGGAATGTTATTGATATATGCCCAGTGGGAGCACTGACCTCTAAACCATATGCATTTACTGCTCGCCCTTGGGAAACCAG GAAGACTGAATCCATTGATGTTCTGGATGCTGTGGGTAGTAATATTGTGGTGAGCACTCGCGGTGGTGAGGTGATGAGAATCCTGCCCCGTCTTAATGAGGATATTAATGAGGAGTGGATCTCGGACAAAACCAG GTTTGCTTATGATGGACTCAAGAGGCAGAGGCTTACACAGCCAATGGTAAAAAATGAGTCTGGGCAGCTGGTTCCCACAACCTGGGAAGATGTGCTGACTCGAGTTGCTGGAGCA ttgCAGGGAGTTAAGGGAAATGATGTAGCTGCTGTTGTCGGAGGCTTGGTGGATGCAGAGGCTCTCATTTCCCTGAAAGACTTGCTGAACTGTTTGAATAGTGATAACCTGTGCACTGAGGAGGTGTTCCCCATGGCAGGAGCTGG ATCTGACCTGCGTTCAAACTATCTTCTAAATACTGGGATTGCTGGCATTGAAGAAGCTGACGTGCTGCTTCTGGTAGGCACCAACCCACGCTATGAGGCGCCTCTTTTCAATGCAAGAATCAGAAAAGG CTGGCTTCACAATGAGTTGCAAGTGGCTCTTGTTGGAAAGGAAGTGGACTTAAGTTATACCTATGACCATCTTGGGGAGTCTGCCAAGGCTCTTCAAGAAATTGCATCTGGAACTCATCCGTTCTCCCAG GTCTTGGCTAAAGCAAAGCAtcctgttgttgtggttggtaGCAGttgcctgcagagagaggatggagcTGCAATAATGGCGGCCGTATCAACCATTGCTCAGAATGCTCGTGTCAGCAGTGGAGTGGAGGAAACCTGGAAGGTTCTCAATGTGCTTCACAG GGTTGCCAGTCAGGTGGCTGCACTGGATCTTGGTTACAAGCCAGGAGTGGACACTATCAGGAAGAATCCACCCAAAGTTCTGTTCCTACTTGGAGCTGATGCTGACTGCATTACTCGCCAAGACCTCCCCAAGGATAGTTTCATAATTTATCAAG GTCACCATGGCGATGTTGGCGCACCAATGGCTGATATCATACTTCCCGGAGCTGCATATACTGAGAAATGTAGCACCTATGTGAACACTGAGGGCCGTGCCCAGCAGACCAGGGTGGCAGTGTCTCCTCCAGGCATGGCCAGAGAGGACTGGAAGATCATCAGAGCAATTTCTGAG CTTGTCGGAGTGACTCTGCCCTATGATACTCTTGACGAAGTGCGTGACAGACTGGCAGAGGTTTCCCCAAATCTGGTGCGATACGATGATGTTGAGGAGGCCAACTACTTTAAGCAGGCCAATGAACTGTCTAAG GCAGTGAACCAGGCTGTCCTAACTGAACCCTTAGTCCCTCCACAGCTTACTGTAAAGGACTTTTATATGACAG ATCCAATAAGCAGAGCCTCCCAGACGATGGCCAAGTGTGTGAAAGCTGTCACAGAGGGAGCACAAGCTGTGGATGAGCCAGCCATATGCTAA
- the LOC108881521 gene encoding NADH-ubiquinone oxidoreductase 75 kDa subunit, mitochondrial isoform X4: MEFLLANHPLDCPICDQGGECDLQDQSMQFGSDRSRFTESKRAVEDKNIGPLIKTIMTRCIQCTRCVRFASEIAGVEDLGTTGRGNDLQIGTYVEKMFMSELSGNVIDICPVGALTSKPYAFTARPWETRKTESIDVLDAVGSNIVVSTRGGEVMRILPRLNEDINEEWISDKTRFAYDGLKRQRLTQPMVKNESGQLVPTTWEDVLTRVAGALQGVKGNDVAAVVGGLVDAEALISLKDLLNCLNSDNLCTEEVFPMAGAGSDLRSNYLLNTGIAGIEEADVLLLVGTNPRYEAPLFNARIRKGWLHNELQVALVGKEVDLSYTYDHLGESAKALQEIASGTHPFSQVLAKAKHPVVVVGSSCLQREDGAAIMAAVSTIAQNARVSSGVEETWKVLNVLHRVASQVAALDLGYKPGVDTIRKNPPKVLFLLGADADCITRQDLPKDSFIIYQGHHGDVGAPMADIILPGAAYTEKCSTYVNTEGRAQQTRVAVSPPGMAREDWKIIRAISELVGVTLPYDTLDEVRDRLAEVSPNLVRYDDVEEANYFKQANELSKAVNQAVLTEPLVPPQLTVKDFYMTDPISRASQTMAKCVKAVTEGAQAVDEPAIC; this comes from the exons ATGGAGTTTCTTCTGGCTAATCACCCATTAGACTGTCCAATTTGTGATCAAGGAGGAGAGTGTGATCTACAG GATCAGTCCATGCAGTTTGGCAGCGACAGGAGTCGCTTCACAGAGAGCAAAAGAGCTGTGGAAGACAAAAACATTGGCCCACTCATCAAAACAATCATGACTCGCTGTATCCAGTGCACTCGCTGTGTGCG TTTTGCCAGTGAGATTGCTGGGGTGGAGGACTTGGGCACCACTGGCAGAGGCAATGACCTTCAGATTGGGACCTATGTGGAGAAGATGTTCATGTCAGAGTTATCTGGGAATGTTATTGATATATGCCCAGTGGGAGCACTGACCTCTAAACCATATGCATTTACTGCTCGCCCTTGGGAAACCAG GAAGACTGAATCCATTGATGTTCTGGATGCTGTGGGTAGTAATATTGTGGTGAGCACTCGCGGTGGTGAGGTGATGAGAATCCTGCCCCGTCTTAATGAGGATATTAATGAGGAGTGGATCTCGGACAAAACCAG GTTTGCTTATGATGGACTCAAGAGGCAGAGGCTTACACAGCCAATGGTAAAAAATGAGTCTGGGCAGCTGGTTCCCACAACCTGGGAAGATGTGCTGACTCGAGTTGCTGGAGCA ttgCAGGGAGTTAAGGGAAATGATGTAGCTGCTGTTGTCGGAGGCTTGGTGGATGCAGAGGCTCTCATTTCCCTGAAAGACTTGCTGAACTGTTTGAATAGTGATAACCTGTGCACTGAGGAGGTGTTCCCCATGGCAGGAGCTGG ATCTGACCTGCGTTCAAACTATCTTCTAAATACTGGGATTGCTGGCATTGAAGAAGCTGACGTGCTGCTTCTGGTAGGCACCAACCCACGCTATGAGGCGCCTCTTTTCAATGCAAGAATCAGAAAAGG CTGGCTTCACAATGAGTTGCAAGTGGCTCTTGTTGGAAAGGAAGTGGACTTAAGTTATACCTATGACCATCTTGGGGAGTCTGCCAAGGCTCTTCAAGAAATTGCATCTGGAACTCATCCGTTCTCCCAG GTCTTGGCTAAAGCAAAGCAtcctgttgttgtggttggtaGCAGttgcctgcagagagaggatggagcTGCAATAATGGCGGCCGTATCAACCATTGCTCAGAATGCTCGTGTCAGCAGTGGAGTGGAGGAAACCTGGAAGGTTCTCAATGTGCTTCACAG GGTTGCCAGTCAGGTGGCTGCACTGGATCTTGGTTACAAGCCAGGAGTGGACACTATCAGGAAGAATCCACCCAAAGTTCTGTTCCTACTTGGAGCTGATGCTGACTGCATTACTCGCCAAGACCTCCCCAAGGATAGTTTCATAATTTATCAAG GTCACCATGGCGATGTTGGCGCACCAATGGCTGATATCATACTTCCCGGAGCTGCATATACTGAGAAATGTAGCACCTATGTGAACACTGAGGGCCGTGCCCAGCAGACCAGGGTGGCAGTGTCTCCTCCAGGCATGGCCAGAGAGGACTGGAAGATCATCAGAGCAATTTCTGAG CTTGTCGGAGTGACTCTGCCCTATGATACTCTTGACGAAGTGCGTGACAGACTGGCAGAGGTTTCCCCAAATCTGGTGCGATACGATGATGTTGAGGAGGCCAACTACTTTAAGCAGGCCAATGAACTGTCTAAG GCAGTGAACCAGGCTGTCCTAACTGAACCCTTAGTCCCTCCACAGCTTACTGTAAAGGACTTTTATATGACAG ATCCAATAAGCAGAGCCTCCCAGACGATGGCCAAGTGTGTGAAAGCTGTCACAGAGGGAGCACAAGCTGTGGATGAGCCAGCCATATGCTAA
- the LOC108881521 gene encoding NADH-ubiquinone oxidoreductase 75 kDa subunit, mitochondrial isoform X1, translating into MLRLPVVSRSLFPAAITKGGAATTNNARTATATAAASNLVEVFVDGQPVMVEPGTTVLQACEKVGMQIPRFCYHERLSVAGNCRMCLVEIEKVPKPVAACAMPVMKGWNILTNSDKTRKAREGVMEFLLANHPLDCPICDQGGECDLQDQSMQFGSDRSRFTESKRAVEDKNIGPLIKTIMTRCIQCTRCVRFASEIAGVEDLGTTGRGNDLQIGTYVEKMFMSELSGNVIDICPVGALTSKPYAFTARPWETRKTESIDVLDAVGSNIVVSTRGGEVMRILPRLNEDINEEWISDKTRFAYDGLKRQRLTQPMVKNESGQLVPTTWEDVLTRVAGALQGVKGNDVAAVVGGLVDAEALISLKDLLNCLNSDNLCTEEVFPMAGAGSDLRSNYLLNTGIAGIEEADVLLLVGTNPRYEAPLFNARIRKGWLHNELQVALVGKEVDLSYTYDHLGESAKALQEIASGTHPFSQVLAKAKHPVVVVGSSCLQREDGAAIMAAVSTIAQNARVSSGVEETWKVLNVLHRVASQVAALDLGYKPGVDTIRKNPPKVLFLLGADADCITRQDLPKDSFIIYQGHHGDVGAPMADIILPGAAYTEKCSTYVNTEGRAQQTRVAVSPPGMAREDWKIIRAISELVGVTLPYDTLDEVRDRLAEVSPNLVRYDDVEEANYFKQANELSKAVNQAVLTEPLVPPQLTVKDFYMTDPISRASQTMAKCVKAVTEGAQAVDEPAIC; encoded by the exons ATGTTGCGTTTGCCTGTGGTGAGTCGGAGTCTCTTTCCAGCAGCTATAACCAAAGGGGGTGCGGCTACAACTAACAATG CCCGCACAgctacagcaacagcagctgccAGTAACCTTGTGGAGGTGTTTGTGGATGGACAACCTGTCATGGTGGAGCCAGGAACCACTGTGTTACAG GCATGTGAGAAAGTAGGCATGCAAATTCCTCGCTTCTGCTATCATGAGCGCCTGTCAGTTGCTGGAAACTGTCGCATGTGTCTTGTGGAGATAGAGAAGGTTCCTAAG CCAGTGGCAGCATGTGCTATGCCTGTTATGAAGGGCTGGAACATTTTAACCAACTCTGACAAAACAAGGAAGGCCAG AGAGGGTGTGATGGAGTTTCTTCTGGCTAATCACCCATTAGACTGTCCAATTTGTGATCAAGGAGGAGAGTGTGATCTACAG GATCAGTCCATGCAGTTTGGCAGCGACAGGAGTCGCTTCACAGAGAGCAAAAGAGCTGTGGAAGACAAAAACATTGGCCCACTCATCAAAACAATCATGACTCGCTGTATCCAGTGCACTCGCTGTGTGCG TTTTGCCAGTGAGATTGCTGGGGTGGAGGACTTGGGCACCACTGGCAGAGGCAATGACCTTCAGATTGGGACCTATGTGGAGAAGATGTTCATGTCAGAGTTATCTGGGAATGTTATTGATATATGCCCAGTGGGAGCACTGACCTCTAAACCATATGCATTTACTGCTCGCCCTTGGGAAACCAG GAAGACTGAATCCATTGATGTTCTGGATGCTGTGGGTAGTAATATTGTGGTGAGCACTCGCGGTGGTGAGGTGATGAGAATCCTGCCCCGTCTTAATGAGGATATTAATGAGGAGTGGATCTCGGACAAAACCAG GTTTGCTTATGATGGACTCAAGAGGCAGAGGCTTACACAGCCAATGGTAAAAAATGAGTCTGGGCAGCTGGTTCCCACAACCTGGGAAGATGTGCTGACTCGAGTTGCTGGAGCA ttgCAGGGAGTTAAGGGAAATGATGTAGCTGCTGTTGTCGGAGGCTTGGTGGATGCAGAGGCTCTCATTTCCCTGAAAGACTTGCTGAACTGTTTGAATAGTGATAACCTGTGCACTGAGGAGGTGTTCCCCATGGCAGGAGCTGG ATCTGACCTGCGTTCAAACTATCTTCTAAATACTGGGATTGCTGGCATTGAAGAAGCTGACGTGCTGCTTCTGGTAGGCACCAACCCACGCTATGAGGCGCCTCTTTTCAATGCAAGAATCAGAAAAGG CTGGCTTCACAATGAGTTGCAAGTGGCTCTTGTTGGAAAGGAAGTGGACTTAAGTTATACCTATGACCATCTTGGGGAGTCTGCCAAGGCTCTTCAAGAAATTGCATCTGGAACTCATCCGTTCTCCCAG GTCTTGGCTAAAGCAAAGCAtcctgttgttgtggttggtaGCAGttgcctgcagagagaggatggagcTGCAATAATGGCGGCCGTATCAACCATTGCTCAGAATGCTCGTGTCAGCAGTGGAGTGGAGGAAACCTGGAAGGTTCTCAATGTGCTTCACAG GGTTGCCAGTCAGGTGGCTGCACTGGATCTTGGTTACAAGCCAGGAGTGGACACTATCAGGAAGAATCCACCCAAAGTTCTGTTCCTACTTGGAGCTGATGCTGACTGCATTACTCGCCAAGACCTCCCCAAGGATAGTTTCATAATTTATCAAG GTCACCATGGCGATGTTGGCGCACCAATGGCTGATATCATACTTCCCGGAGCTGCATATACTGAGAAATGTAGCACCTATGTGAACACTGAGGGCCGTGCCCAGCAGACCAGGGTGGCAGTGTCTCCTCCAGGCATGGCCAGAGAGGACTGGAAGATCATCAGAGCAATTTCTGAG CTTGTCGGAGTGACTCTGCCCTATGATACTCTTGACGAAGTGCGTGACAGACTGGCAGAGGTTTCCCCAAATCTGGTGCGATACGATGATGTTGAGGAGGCCAACTACTTTAAGCAGGCCAATGAACTGTCTAAG GCAGTGAACCAGGCTGTCCTAACTGAACCCTTAGTCCCTCCACAGCTTACTGTAAAGGACTTTTATATGACAG ATCCAATAAGCAGAGCCTCCCAGACGATGGCCAAGTGTGTGAAAGCTGTCACAGAGGGAGCACAAGCTGTGGATGAGCCAGCCATATGCTAA